Proteins co-encoded in one Rhopalosiphum maidis isolate BTI-1 chromosome 2, ASM367621v3, whole genome shotgun sequence genomic window:
- the LOC113552959 gene encoding amyloid protein-binding protein 2-like translates to MSNSSPNVESLYNKSLNQLCYSMNEDILLNVLKWLPPSISLQIVWKVLRVNDGSEKFIYNHMLPDSELSSINRGREIAQMSLHNSGYTAPVSYRQMSSETHEGFATIQQTKFVDHFNFSLHFDLNLFSKFVDVTNYRSELFTIFQICVQMNGFQFPKQLADEWIKIDIQDNNDNVYVHHIDQGLKLGIFLGDAGWFSECALVLSHTHQIITTKWVCHDQNLKLVKIIQCLTKWLLVVSNYHNFDEAKVVLQHMLQTIGIIEKLEERTLCIAYAYVAVSQYYYVLMEFNEAWSWAVKAVYELRDKSADILKLLVISHAVRVCSVLNKLSTARKLLNQLHTYEKEIDQNIHVDMLLNEACYSLKADLAKDSINSYYIALDSRRNLFGYYNLHTAIVFVDYAYARYVCDYSTTDFNEAMRSILQGIFIMEKIGLPNDNMLLVNAGRIKALILEEKALDIMDRGIDIYLHDGIRDLQADGIKRLLERMKKNMLNEAEALHLKALQVSLQAVGVKALLTAKSYCNLGRLYQSQEKFTESEKMHLKAIEIKESILGKDNPEVALSLGHLASLYTYQLKKYEEAEVLYLRSKTIYETTYGRQYTGLLYDFQGLVEVYRELNNTEKYNQYTENILRFHETREAWLHEVHTATDENCTKDDLSLEKFKCILNECACDK, encoded by the exons ATGAGTAATTCTAGTCCTAATGTTGAGTCACTTTACAATAAGTCATTAAATCAGTTATGCTATTCTATGAACGAAGACATCCTGTTAAATGTGTTGAAGTGGTTACCACCATCAATCAGTTTGCAAATCGTGTGGAAG gtcTTACGTGTAAATGATGGTagtgaaaaatttatttataatcatatgctCCCAGATAGTGAACTATCTTCAATTAATCGAGGACGTGAAATTGCTCAAATGTCATTACACAATTCAGGCTATACAGCACCCGTCTCTTATAGACAGATGAGCTCTGAAACACATGAAGGATTTGCCACCATACAACAA actaaATTTGTTgatcatttcaatttttctcttcattttgatttaaatttgttttcaaaatttgtgGATGTCACCAACTATCGAAGTGAACTGTTTACTATTTTCCag atttgtgTACAAATGAATGGTTTTCAATTTCCCAAACAATTAGCTGATGAAtggataaaaatagatatacaaGATAACAATGACAATGTATATGTTCATCATATTGATCAAGGTCTCAAATTag GAATTTTTCTTGGGGATGCCGGCTGGTTCAGTGAATGTGCTCTAGTCTTATCACACACACATCAAATAATTACTACAAAATGGGTGTGTCATgaccaaaatttaaaacttgtcaaaattattcaatgcttaaccaa GTGGTTATTAGTAGTGTCAAATTACCATAATTTTGATGAAGCTAAAGTAGTCTTACAACATATGCTACAAACTATTGGTATCATCGAAAAATTAGAAGAAAGAACATTGTGCATAGCGTATGCCTATGTAGCAGTTTCacaatattactatgtattaaTGGAATTTAATGAG GCTTGGTCATGGGCAGTGAAAGCTGTCTATGAACTTCGGGATAAGAGTgctgatattttaaaactattggtAATAAGTCATGCTGTTAGAGTTTGTTCTGTTTTGAACAAACTGAGCACAGCGAGAAAATTGCTTAATCAATTGCACACATACGAAAAAGAAATTGatcaaaatattcatgttGATATGTTATTGAATGAAGCATGCTACTCATTGAAAGCAGATTTAGCAAAAGATAGCATTAACAGTTACTAT ATTGCATTAGATTCTAGAAGAAATTTATTtggttattacaatttacatactGCAATTGTTTTTGTTGATTATGCATATGCTCGATATGTTTGCGATTATTCGACAACCGACTTCAATGAAGCTAT GCGAAGCATATTACAAGGTATATTTATCATGGAAAAAATTGGTTTACCAaatgataatatgttgttAGTAAATGCTGGACGAATAAAGGCATTGATACTAGAAGAAAAAGCATTAGACATAATGGACAGAGGTATTGATATTTACCTTCATGATGGTATCCGAG ATTTACAAGCAGATGGAATAAAACGATTGTTGGAAAGAATGAAGAAAAACATGTTAAATGAAGCTGAAGCCcttcatttaaaagcattacAAGTTTCTTTACAAGCAGTTGGAGTGAAAGCCCTGCTTACGGCAAAATCATACTGTAATCTAGGAAGACTTTATCAAAGCCAGGAAAAATTTacg gaatctgaaaaaatgcatttaaaagcTATTGAAATCAAAGAATCAATTTTAGGTAAAGATAACCCAGAAGTTGCTCTATCTTTAGGTCACTTAGCTAGTTTGTAcacatatcaattaaaaaaatatgaagaagCAGAAGTACTTTATTTGCGTTCAAAAACGATAT acGAAACTACCTATGGTCGACAGTATACAGGATTACTGTATGATTTCCAAGGATTGGTAGAAGTTTATCGAGAACTAAATAATACTGAAAAGTATAATCAAtatactgaaaatatattaagatttCATGAAACACGTGAAGCTTGGTTACATGAGGTGCACACTGCAACTGATGAAAACTGTACTAAAGATGACTTAAGTTTAGAAAAGTTTAAATGCATACTGAATGAATGCGCTTGTGACaagtag
- the LOC113554256 gene encoding neuferricin-like codes for MEGFNLKNTFFSCITIIVLVLSMLFFYEPAQNLLCSYAIFERFLINTPKVCSLFDTTRLSRYNGVDGGKIYLSILGIVFDVTEGRRFYGPGGSYSGFSGRDASRSFITGLFDEENLTDHVSDMDPNDLIGLDTWLNTYKKKYKEIGKLIGRYYDSSGKETDYSKLVYEKIKSSKMAKATKNKEMARYPSCNIEYVQENQKSKVWCTTLSGGIKRNWIGVPRKLQSLDENGKLSFRCACVQLDTLSQAELVHINEYEGCDASATTCYVKVS; via the exons atggagggttttaatttaaaaaatacttttttctcatgtataacaattatagtattagtattatctATGCTATTTTTCTATGAACCCGCTCAAAACTTACTATGCAGCTATGCAATTTTTGAACGATTCTTAATTAACACACCTAAAGTGTGTTCACTTTTCGATACAACTCGATTAAGTCGATATAATGGTGTTGATGGaggcaaaatatatttatccatTCTTGGCATTGTATTTGACGTGACAGAGGGTAGAAGATTCTATGGACCTGGTGGTTCATATAGTGGATTTTCTG gtcgTGATGCCAGTCGTTCATTTATAACTGGTTTATTCGACGAAGAAAACCTAACTGATCATGTCAGTGATATGGATCCAAATGATTTAATAGGACTGGATACTTGGCTGAAtacttataagaaaaaatacaaagaaattg GAAAATTAATAGGACGATATTATGATTCATCTGGTAAAGAAACAGACTATAGTAAATTGgtctatgaaaaaataaaatcaagtaaAATGGCTAAAgcaactaaaaataaagaaatggcACGATATCCAAGTTGTAATATAGAATATGTtcaagaaaatcaaaaaagtaaagTCTGGTGTACTACATTGAG tggtGGCATTAAAAGGAATTGGATTGGAGTACCTCGTAAATTACAATCATTGGATGAAAATGGAAAGTTGTCTTTTCGGTGTGCATGTGTACAACTAGATACCCTAAGCCAAGCTGAACTAGTGCATATTAATGAGTATGAGGGTTGTGATGCTAGTGCAACAACTTGTTACGTCAAAGTCAGTTAA